A stretch of the Myxococcus guangdongensis genome encodes the following:
- a CDS encoding methyl-accepting chemotaxis protein produces the protein MSTPPLPTPGALFRRMYLLRSLITTVAFCPALYVDMQLLSLEGPKATRILLGVITPLVLGLCAVVQPVVVIPWLLKRAMATEGRLRVERLIRIPSQLAFGESMVSWFIGGVLFNGGVAFLLDRPMSVVPVGVAVSMSAGLFSSPLLYMLYEQVLMPTVLEAYRKAPSARPAGEGFAPRQLWLLPATVVSALLVTCLTSVVTLNLRIERELGALAKSIESKGQAASVEQVRATVAPLQRDLVLPVIMFGGYAALGSILTAAWAARRLAKGSRAVGASLEALVEGRAAPPRWVSTDELGDLAATTWQLYQRLQELPRSLRTSAGDLAQAGTRLSEASNQQNQTLSRQAAALHQARATAQEIQQASHVAASRATSILQVAERAAAVGRLGEESLQGTEKGLASIRDIADGLHGQMQDLEQRAREVGRVSEVVKALADQSHMLAINAAIEATRAGEHGKGFGVVARQMRELADQSVQATNQVRGLLETMASAATQATEMTDRSAAGVETALAPLRTSGERLRELATLSRESASAVRQIAEAVAQQHQGVDQLFAAVRELDELTTDTLRHLDTTQQAAVAVTHATGQVSQLAQRYV, from the coding sequence ATGTCCACTCCTCCGCTTCCGACCCCTGGCGCGCTGTTCCGGCGGATGTACCTGTTGCGGTCCCTCATCACGACGGTGGCCTTCTGCCCGGCCCTGTACGTGGACATGCAATTGCTGTCACTGGAGGGGCCGAAGGCGACGCGCATCCTCCTGGGAGTCATCACGCCGCTGGTGCTGGGGCTGTGCGCGGTGGTGCAGCCGGTGGTTGTGATTCCGTGGCTGTTGAAGCGGGCCATGGCGACCGAGGGGCGCCTGCGGGTGGAGCGGTTGATCCGCATCCCGTCGCAGCTGGCGTTCGGCGAGTCGATGGTGTCGTGGTTCATCGGCGGGGTGCTGTTCAACGGAGGCGTGGCGTTCCTGTTGGACCGGCCGATGTCGGTGGTGCCGGTGGGCGTGGCGGTGTCGATGAGCGCGGGGCTGTTCAGCAGCCCGCTTTTGTACATGCTCTATGAGCAGGTGCTGATGCCCACGGTGCTGGAGGCCTACCGCAAGGCGCCCAGCGCTCGGCCCGCGGGAGAGGGGTTCGCGCCCCGGCAATTGTGGCTGCTGCCCGCCACCGTCGTGTCCGCGCTGCTCGTGACGTGTCTGACGAGCGTCGTCACGCTGAACCTGCGCATCGAGCGGGAGCTGGGGGCGCTGGCGAAGAGCATCGAGTCGAAGGGGCAGGCCGCGTCGGTGGAGCAGGTGCGCGCCACGGTGGCGCCGCTGCAGCGGGACCTGGTGCTGCCGGTCATCATGTTCGGTGGCTACGCGGCGCTGGGCTCCATCCTCACCGCGGCGTGGGCGGCGCGGCGACTGGCGAAGGGCTCGCGCGCGGTGGGCGCGTCGCTGGAGGCGCTGGTGGAGGGCCGCGCGGCGCCGCCGCGGTGGGTGTCCACGGACGAGCTGGGCGACCTGGCCGCGACCACGTGGCAGCTCTACCAGCGGCTGCAGGAGCTGCCGCGCTCGCTGCGCACGTCGGCGGGGGACCTGGCGCAGGCGGGCACGCGGCTGTCGGAGGCGAGCAACCAGCAGAACCAGACGCTGTCGCGACAGGCGGCGGCGCTGCACCAGGCGCGCGCCACGGCGCAGGAGATTCAGCAGGCGTCACACGTGGCGGCCTCGCGCGCCACCAGCATCCTCCAGGTGGCCGAGCGCGCCGCCGCGGTGGGCCGGCTGGGCGAGGAGTCGCTGCAGGGCACCGAGAAGGGCCTCGCCTCCATCCGCGACATCGCCGACGGGCTGCACGGGCAGATGCAGGACCTGGAGCAGCGCGCGCGGGAGGTCGGCCGCGTGTCGGAGGTGGTGAAGGCGCTGGCGGACCAGTCGCACATGCTGGCCATCAACGCGGCCATCGAGGCCACGCGCGCGGGTGAGCACGGCAAGGGCTTCGGCGTGGTGGCGCGGCAGATGCGCGAGCTGGCGGACCAGTCCGTCCAGGCGACGAACCAGGTGCGCGGGCTGTTGGAGACGATGGCCTCGGCGGCCACCCAGGCCACGGAGATGACGGACCGGAGCGCGGCGGGCGTGGAGACGGCGCTGGCGCCCCTGCGCACCAGCGGCGAGCGGCTGCGCGAGCTGGCCACGCTGTCGCGCGAGTCCGCGTCCGCGGTGCGGCAGATCGCCGAGGCCGTGGCCCAGCAGCACCAGGGTGTGGACCAGCTGTTCGCCGCCGTGCGCGAGCTGGATGAGCTGACCACGGACACGCTGCGCCACCTGGACACCACGCAGCAGGCGGCCGTCGCCGTCACCCACGCCACGGGACAGGTGTCACAGCTGGCGCAGCGCTACGTCTGA
- a CDS encoding CHASE domain-containing protein gives MSTSLASHVRRNAAALLALLMGLLITAGATTYIQRGVDLRREQLFEDATQDGSVALQQRLDVYQAMLLGTRGVFTGSEAVERREFRAYTESLEVRQRYPGIQAIGLARWLRQDELPRHEARMRAEGFSAYRVWPEQARAHHAVVDLVEPFDVNNIRVLGFDVLSEPARRVALERAMRSGLPTATGKVQLVSEPAGQAGQEGFVIYVPLYAGMVEPTTPQARGERLEGFVFGAFRMKDFVEGLRFPGFQSTIDLTLYDGATVSEPARLYSSLPGAPDAGGLQQRLTVQVAGVPWTLVFNTREAFMTGTRSSHPTTVAGGGLLMSLLLFLVTRSQVNARAHAEQASAEHRRLADEAQAAVRVRDEFLSVAAHELRTPITSLKLQLQLLFRQLRQPGPLDTERLERGVETCERQTTRLTKLVDSLLDVARLSSGRMELQLEDVELGELVRELARRFEMEAQSAGVRLEVDAPEPMTGRWDRLRLEQVLTNLMSNALKYGHGAPVDVRVLGDVELARVEVRDRGIGIAPEDAARVFDRFERAVSSRHYGGLGLGLFITRQLVEAHGGRIFLESHPGEGTTFIVHLPRAGPPLRDNP, from the coding sequence GTGTCGACCTCCCTCGCCTCCCACGTGCGCCGCAACGCGGCCGCCCTCCTCGCCCTGCTGATGGGCCTGCTCATCACGGCGGGGGCGACGACGTACATCCAGCGAGGGGTGGACCTGCGCCGGGAGCAGCTCTTCGAGGACGCCACCCAGGATGGCTCCGTGGCCCTCCAGCAGCGTCTGGATGTCTACCAGGCCATGCTCCTGGGCACGCGCGGCGTCTTCACCGGCAGCGAGGCGGTGGAGCGGCGCGAGTTCCGCGCGTACACGGAGAGCCTGGAGGTGCGCCAGCGCTACCCCGGCATCCAGGCCATCGGCCTGGCGCGGTGGCTGCGCCAGGACGAGCTGCCACGGCATGAGGCCCGGATGCGCGCGGAGGGCTTCTCCGCGTACCGGGTGTGGCCCGAGCAAGCCCGCGCCCATCACGCCGTCGTCGACCTGGTGGAGCCGTTCGACGTAAACAACATCCGGGTGCTCGGGTTCGACGTCCTGTCCGAGCCCGCGCGCAGGGTGGCGCTGGAGCGCGCGATGCGAAGCGGCCTGCCCACGGCCACGGGCAAGGTGCAGCTGGTCTCCGAGCCCGCGGGCCAGGCGGGACAGGAGGGCTTCGTCATCTACGTCCCGCTCTACGCGGGGATGGTGGAGCCCACCACGCCCCAGGCCCGCGGCGAGCGGCTCGAGGGCTTCGTCTTCGGCGCCTTCCGCATGAAGGACTTCGTGGAGGGCCTGCGCTTCCCGGGCTTCCAGTCCACCATCGACCTGACCCTCTACGACGGCGCCACCGTGAGCGAGCCGGCCAGGCTCTACAGCTCGCTGCCCGGCGCGCCCGACGCGGGCGGACTGCAACAGCGGCTCACCGTGCAGGTGGCCGGGGTGCCGTGGACGCTGGTGTTCAACACCCGCGAGGCCTTCATGACGGGCACGCGCTCCAGCCACCCCACCACCGTGGCGGGCGGCGGCCTGCTGATGTCGCTGCTGCTCTTTCTCGTCACCCGCTCACAGGTGAACGCGCGGGCGCACGCGGAGCAGGCCAGCGCCGAGCACCGCCGTCTGGCCGATGAAGCCCAGGCCGCGGTGCGCGTGCGCGACGAGTTCCTCAGCGTGGCCGCGCATGAGCTGCGCACGCCCATCACCTCGCTCAAGCTCCAGCTGCAGCTGCTCTTCCGTCAGCTGAGGCAGCCGGGGCCGCTGGACACGGAGCGGCTGGAGCGCGGGGTGGAGACGTGCGAGCGGCAGACCACCCGGCTCACCAAGCTGGTGGACAGCCTGCTGGACGTGGCGCGCCTGTCGAGCGGGCGGATGGAGCTGCAACTGGAAGACGTGGAGCTGGGGGAGCTGGTGCGGGAGCTCGCGCGCCGCTTCGAGATGGAGGCCCAGTCCGCGGGCGTGCGGCTGGAGGTGGACGCGCCCGAGCCGATGACGGGCCGGTGGGACCGGCTGCGGTTGGAGCAGGTCCTCACCAACCTGATGTCCAACGCGCTCAAGTACGGGCACGGCGCGCCGGTGGACGTGCGCGTGCTGGGCGACGTGGAGCTGGCGCGCGTGGAGGTGCGGGACAGGGGCATCGGCATCGCCCCCGAGGACGCCGCGCGCGTCTTCGACCGCTTCGAGCGCGCGGTGTCCAGCCGTCACTATGGCGGGCTGGGATTGGGGTTGTTCATCACCCGCCAGCTCGTGGAGGCCCACGGGGGGCGCATCTTCCTGGAGAGCCACCCGGGCGAGGGCACCACCTTCATCGTCCACCTGCCTCGCGCCGGGCCGCCCCTCAGGGACAACCCCTGA
- a CDS encoding universal stress protein, with protein MRQHVLTRLDIPLLQPGTFRGPRGLTRLVVATDFSLRSELALARALRLPLGQGATFTLLHAGPVVEGSPGGAVLGGSCLRKAVHAACRRLRHRPDVTVREELRQGDTLDAVATVAREQGAQLVVLGGERVLTPGRSLGEGSVVRRTLRRLDTSMLAVLPHPARPYENPLVAVDFTRESRRALELTMRLCPLTPVSVLHVVDTREEEAALRAGGAPPERLLMLLHEREVAARLELARFLAPYRETGCELEARLRSGEPGEALLAHATELGSDLLVVAGTKVGEGEVSLAERVLAQSSCDVLVSRHEQPVMG; from the coding sequence ATGAGGCAGCATGTGCTGACCCGTTTGGATATTCCGTTGCTGCAGCCGGGGACCTTCCGGGGCCCCAGGGGGCTGACGCGCCTGGTGGTGGCGACGGACTTCTCGCTGCGCTCCGAGCTGGCCCTGGCCCGGGCGCTGCGACTGCCGTTGGGTCAGGGCGCCACCTTCACGCTGCTGCACGCGGGGCCGGTGGTGGAGGGCTCGCCCGGAGGCGCGGTGCTCGGCGGCAGCTGTCTGCGCAAGGCCGTGCACGCGGCGTGTCGCAGGCTGCGCCACCGGCCGGACGTGACGGTGCGCGAGGAGCTGCGCCAGGGCGACACGCTGGACGCGGTGGCGACGGTGGCGCGCGAGCAGGGCGCCCAGCTGGTGGTGCTGGGCGGCGAGCGGGTGTTGACGCCGGGACGGTCGCTGGGGGAGGGCTCGGTGGTGCGGCGCACGCTGCGTCGGCTGGACACGTCGATGCTGGCGGTGCTGCCCCACCCGGCCAGGCCCTACGAAAACCCCCTGGTCGCGGTGGACTTCACGCGTGAGTCCCGGCGGGCGCTGGAGCTGACGATGCGGCTGTGTCCCCTGACGCCGGTGTCGGTGCTGCACGTGGTGGACACGCGCGAGGAGGAGGCGGCGCTGCGGGCCGGGGGCGCGCCGCCGGAGCGCCTGTTGATGCTCCTCCACGAGCGTGAGGTCGCCGCGCGCCTGGAGCTCGCCCGCTTCCTGGCGCCCTATCGGGAGACGGGGTGTGAGCTGGAGGCCCGGCTGCGCTCCGGGGAGCCGGGCGAGGCGCTCCTGGCGCACGCGACCGAGCTGGGCTCGGACCTGCTGGTGGTGGCGGGCACGAAGGTGGGCGAGGGGGAGGTGTCGTTGGCGGAGCGGGTGCTGGCGCAATCCTCGTGCGACGTGCTGGTGTCCCGGCACGAGCAGCCCGTGATGGGGTGA
- a CDS encoding type 1 glutamine amidotransferase family protein gives MAHIAFVVIPPFADWEPGLLAASAREDFRDEVSWWSPGGRPVPSIGGLTVQVDGAVEDLSPDKMDALVLIGSGTWMTPESPDLTSLLRHSAEVGRVVAGICGATLALARAGLLDGRAHTSNDLEFLQKHAPGYQGVAHYRDVPQAVRDGNIITASGAAPTTFATEVLGALHPHSGRTVQELRAFFAREHQAT, from the coding sequence TTGGCACATATCGCGTTCGTGGTGATTCCCCCTTTCGCGGACTGGGAGCCGGGGCTGCTGGCCGCGAGCGCGCGCGAGGACTTCCGTGACGAGGTCTCCTGGTGGTCTCCGGGAGGACGCCCCGTGCCGTCCATCGGGGGACTGACGGTGCAAGTGGATGGCGCGGTGGAGGACCTGTCCCCGGACAAGATGGACGCGCTGGTGCTGATTGGCTCGGGCACCTGGATGACGCCGGAGAGTCCGGACCTCACGTCCCTGCTGCGACACTCGGCGGAGGTGGGGCGGGTGGTCGCGGGCATCTGCGGCGCGACGCTGGCGCTGGCTCGCGCGGGACTGCTCGACGGGCGCGCGCACACGAGCAACGACCTGGAGTTCCTCCAGAAGCATGCCCCGGGCTACCAGGGCGTCGCCCACTACCGCGACGTGCCCCAGGCGGTGAGGGACGGGAACATCATCACCGCCTCCGGCGCCGCGCCCACGACGTTCGCCACCGAGGTGCTCGGCGCCCTGCATCCCCATTCCGGCAGGACCGTCCAGGAACTCCGCGCGTTCTTCGCGCGCGAGCACCAGGCCACCTGA
- a CDS encoding CsbD family protein: MGELIDKAKGKIKETVGAATGDRSLEAEGKVDTAKGHAKEKLEDAKRAVRDAVDDNKPRRDEP; encoded by the coding sequence ATGGGTGAGTTGATCGACAAGGCCAAGGGCAAGATCAAGGAGACCGTGGGCGCGGCCACCGGCGACCGTTCGCTGGAGGCCGAGGGCAAGGTCGACACGGCCAAGGGCCACGCGAAGGAGAAGCTCGAGGACGCCAAGCGCGCCGTTCGGGACGCGGTGGACGACAACAAGCCGCGCCGCGACGAGCCCTGA
- a CDS encoding phytoene desaturase family protein — translation MVRHVIVVGAGPGGLSAAINLAGQGFRVTVVEKDPVPGGRMKGLTLGDQGEYTVDTGPSILQLPGVLERIFERSGRRLSDYVKLIPLDVNTRLHFWDGSQLDTCRDAARMEAEVARFGPQTVEGLRRWLAEGKEKYAIAYEKFICTHAGSLAYYAPWRLASTLRFKPWQTLYKHLDSFFHDDRLTYALAYPSKYLGLHPTTCSSVFSVIPFIELAFGVWHVDGGFRELARGMMRCAQDLGATFRMGAPVKRVRVEAGRVAGVELEGGEVLEADAVVLNADLPYAATKLLSAEAREGSRLTDAALEKAKYSCSTFMAYYGLDKRYDALPHHLIYLSESARRTDRDALEDRELDVDDPPFYVCNASVTDPKGAPEGHSTLYVLVPTPNTARPVDWAKTEATLRERIPAMLEKVGLKGVREHIRAERYFTAETWRDEFNVFRGAVFNLSHTWMQLGPLRPRVKSPDVEGLYWVGGGTHPGSGLLTIMESANIAADYLTREAGKGPLPGWPYVPPLEDEAQAVPQARAG, via the coding sequence ATGGTGCGTCACGTCATCGTCGTGGGAGCAGGACCGGGCGGGCTGTCCGCCGCCATCAACCTGGCCGGGCAGGGCTTTCGCGTCACCGTGGTGGAGAAGGACCCGGTGCCCGGAGGCCGGATGAAGGGGCTCACGCTTGGAGACCAAGGTGAGTACACGGTCGACACGGGACCCTCCATCCTCCAGCTCCCTGGGGTGCTGGAGCGAATCTTCGAGCGCTCCGGACGTCGGCTGTCGGACTACGTGAAGCTCATCCCGCTGGACGTCAACACGCGGCTGCACTTCTGGGATGGCTCCCAGCTGGACACCTGCCGGGACGCCGCTCGGATGGAGGCGGAGGTGGCGCGCTTCGGTCCCCAGACGGTGGAGGGCCTGAGGCGCTGGCTCGCCGAGGGGAAGGAGAAGTACGCCATCGCGTACGAGAAGTTCATCTGCACGCACGCGGGCAGCCTCGCGTACTACGCGCCCTGGCGGCTGGCCTCCACGCTGCGCTTCAAGCCCTGGCAGACGCTCTACAAGCACCTGGACTCGTTCTTCCACGACGACCGGCTGACGTACGCGCTGGCGTACCCGTCGAAGTACCTGGGCCTGCACCCGACGACGTGCTCGTCGGTGTTCAGCGTGATTCCCTTCATCGAGCTGGCGTTCGGCGTGTGGCACGTGGACGGGGGCTTCCGGGAGCTGGCGCGCGGGATGATGCGGTGCGCGCAGGACCTGGGGGCCACGTTCCGGATGGGCGCGCCCGTCAAGCGCGTGCGCGTGGAGGCGGGGCGCGTGGCGGGCGTGGAGCTGGAGGGCGGCGAGGTGCTGGAGGCGGACGCGGTGGTGCTGAACGCGGATTTGCCCTACGCGGCGACGAAGCTGTTGTCGGCCGAGGCGCGCGAGGGCTCGCGGCTGACGGACGCGGCGCTGGAGAAGGCGAAGTATTCGTGCAGCACGTTCATGGCGTACTACGGCTTGGACAAGCGCTACGACGCGCTGCCGCACCACCTCATCTATCTCTCGGAGTCGGCGCGGCGCACGGACCGCGACGCGCTGGAGGACCGGGAGCTGGACGTGGATGACCCGCCCTTCTACGTGTGCAACGCGTCGGTGACGGACCCGAAGGGCGCGCCGGAGGGGCACTCGACGCTCTATGTGTTGGTGCCCACGCCGAACACGGCGCGGCCGGTGGATTGGGCGAAGACGGAGGCGACGCTGCGCGAGCGAATCCCCGCGATGCTGGAGAAGGTGGGGCTGAAGGGCGTGCGTGAGCACATCCGCGCGGAGCGCTACTTCACGGCGGAGACGTGGCGGGACGAGTTCAACGTGTTCCGGGGCGCGGTCTTCAATCTCTCGCACACGTGGATGCAGTTGGGGCCGCTGCGGCCGAGGGTGAAGAGCCCGGACGTGGAGGGGCTGTACTGGGTGGGCGGAGGCACGCACCCGGGCAGCGGACTGCTCACCATCATGGAGAGCGCGAACATCGCGGCGGACTACCTGACGCGCGAGGCGGGCAAGGGGCCGCTGCCGGGCTGGCCGTACGTGCCCCCGCTGGAGGATGAGGCCCAGGCCGTGCCCCAGGCGCGCGCGGGCTGA
- a CDS encoding ABC transporter ATP-binding protein yields the protein MSARPLESTLPAKSSLKERLKSAGSLFRQLPGTFRIFWQASPQGAIVLGVLTLVAAVLPAAIAWVGKLIVDAVVAAAQGSADEHSRVYGLVGLEFALMLGSGVVERGLTLTRELLRANLGNLLNERILRKALELELRHFEDSETYDKMQNARREASSRPLSLVMQAFSIVRNAITLSTFAALLIALSPWSVVVLVAASIPAFIAEARLAMAGFRLYSWRAPEGRKLNYLEWILTRDSHVKEVKLFGLGDLVLGRYRDLFRKFFAEDRALAFRRMGWGLGLGLLSLAAFYGCYLFVAGRAADGAISVGDMVLYLGVFRQGQAAFQGILTSVGSMYEDALFMSNLFMYLEIPTGSEVARVSPPESPPRGRTNDIELRDVSFRYPGKDAWALRHVSLTLRPGEKLALVGENGAGKSTLVKLMLRLYEPTEGAILYGGVDIRDMDVGDLRSRFGAVFQDFVRYQFNVAENIGLGHVPALEDRGRIVKAAELGGASGVIEALPGQYDTMLGGWFEKGQELSAGQWQKLAVARAFMRDDAEVLILDEPTASIDAEAEHALFERFQALAADRIAIVISHRFSTVRMADQIAVLHNGGVDELGSHDELMAKDGRYAHLFRLQARGYQD from the coding sequence GTGTCTGCCCGTCCACTCGAGTCCACCCTCCCCGCGAAGAGCTCCCTCAAGGAGCGGCTGAAGAGCGCCGGAAGCCTGTTCCGTCAGCTCCCCGGGACGTTCCGCATCTTCTGGCAGGCCAGCCCCCAGGGCGCCATCGTGCTCGGGGTGTTGACGCTGGTGGCGGCGGTGTTGCCGGCGGCCATCGCCTGGGTGGGCAAGCTGATTGTGGACGCGGTGGTGGCGGCGGCGCAGGGCTCCGCCGATGAGCACTCGCGCGTCTACGGATTGGTGGGGCTGGAGTTCGCGTTGATGCTGGGCTCCGGGGTGGTGGAGCGCGGGCTGACGCTGACGCGGGAGCTGTTGCGCGCGAACCTGGGCAACCTGCTCAACGAGCGCATCCTCCGGAAGGCGCTGGAGCTGGAGCTGCGGCACTTCGAGGACTCGGAGACATACGACAAGATGCAGAACGCCCGGCGCGAGGCGAGCAGTCGCCCGCTGTCGCTGGTGATGCAGGCGTTCTCCATCGTCCGCAACGCGATAACGCTCTCCACGTTCGCGGCGCTGCTGATTGCGCTGTCGCCGTGGAGCGTGGTGGTGCTGGTGGCGGCGTCGATTCCGGCGTTCATCGCGGAGGCGCGGCTGGCGATGGCGGGCTTCCGGCTGTACTCGTGGCGCGCGCCGGAGGGGCGCAAGCTCAACTACCTGGAGTGGATCCTCACGCGGGACAGCCACGTGAAGGAGGTGAAGCTCTTCGGGTTGGGGGATTTGGTGTTGGGGCGCTACCGGGACCTGTTCCGCAAGTTCTTCGCGGAGGACCGGGCGCTGGCCTTCAGGCGGATGGGGTGGGGGTTGGGGTTGGGGTTGTTGTCGCTGGCGGCGTTCTACGGCTGCTACCTGTTCGTCGCGGGGCGCGCGGCGGACGGGGCCATCAGCGTGGGTGACATGGTGTTGTACCTGGGGGTGTTCCGTCAGGGGCAGGCGGCGTTCCAGGGCATCCTGACGAGCGTGGGCTCCATGTACGAGGACGCGCTCTTCATGAGCAACCTCTTCATGTACCTGGAGATACCGACGGGCAGCGAGGTGGCGCGGGTGTCGCCGCCGGAGTCACCGCCTCGGGGACGCACCAACGACATCGAGCTGCGCGACGTGTCCTTCCGCTATCCGGGGAAGGACGCGTGGGCGTTGAGGCACGTGTCGTTGACGTTGCGGCCGGGGGAGAAGCTGGCGTTGGTGGGGGAGAACGGGGCGGGGAAGAGCACGTTGGTGAAGCTGATGCTCCGGCTGTACGAGCCGACGGAGGGGGCGATTCTGTACGGGGGCGTGGACATCCGGGACATGGACGTGGGGGATTTGCGCTCGCGCTTCGGGGCGGTGTTCCAGGACTTCGTGCGCTACCAGTTCAACGTGGCGGAGAACATCGGGTTGGGGCACGTGCCGGCGCTGGAGGACCGGGGGCGCATCGTGAAGGCGGCGGAACTGGGTGGGGCCAGCGGGGTCATCGAGGCGTTGCCGGGCCAGTACGACACGATGTTGGGTGGGTGGTTCGAGAAGGGGCAGGAGCTGTCGGCGGGGCAGTGGCAGAAGCTGGCGGTGGCGCGGGCGTTCATGCGGGACGACGCGGAGGTGCTGATTCTGGACGAGCCGACGGCGAGCATCGACGCGGAGGCGGAGCACGCGTTGTTCGAGCGGTTCCAGGCGTTGGCGGCGGACCGCATCGCCATCGTGATTTCGCACCGGTTCTCCACGGTGCGGATGGCGGACCAGATTGCGGTGCTGCACAACGGCGGCGTGGACGAGCTGGGCAGCCACGACGAGCTGATGGCGAAGGACGGGCGATACGCGCACCTGTTCCGCCTGCAGGCGCGAGGCTACCAGGACTGA
- a CDS encoding right-handed parallel beta-helix repeat-containing protein encodes MTKHRLGQRLTHIACLLSLWAGAMACGEGHMEAPEAAAPVDELETRTASQSPAFTEDLFYDNCPAASAAQGPTLYVSKSGPRDPSKPLGSDLNPYSTIMAAVKAARPGNIILVRQGDYDEQVAITAPKGARAGTATAPIVLRGEQTGRPRILPTATNVGSLVQVSQPYWVVQFFEVDVRERPSFAVLFETTTKCSQVLDSKLHGGRAGGGVVTSYADFVLIDNNEIYDFSKQGTDSHGVAIRGVTRNVFIVENDIHDVSGDAVQCQPNGGRPAIILVERNRLHDTGENGVDVKACDDLLLHENKIYNFPNVAKYPWQANTSAAEGVLVHEDATNVQILYNEIWNAGRGISIGGNNVVDMPVNVQIEGNQVHDIYDYANRNNGQGIRIVKAKGVTVMGNIVERTYDAGLRLAADPPNAVPGLLVYKNTLRNMRVFVRLGAKAYRPGMGMDLNRYEGATGVFTITDELWEGNHARWRAVLAPLYLDQYSERIIPSSRSKGLTDDEDATSTSGE; translated from the coding sequence ATGACGAAGCATCGACTGGGGCAAAGGCTCACGCATATCGCTTGTCTGCTGTCGCTGTGGGCGGGAGCCATGGCCTGCGGAGAGGGACACATGGAGGCGCCGGAAGCAGCCGCGCCGGTGGACGAATTGGAGACCCGGACCGCGAGCCAGTCTCCGGCCTTCACGGAGGACCTCTTCTACGACAACTGTCCGGCCGCGTCGGCCGCGCAGGGCCCCACGCTCTACGTGTCGAAGAGTGGCCCGAGGGACCCGTCCAAGCCGCTCGGCTCGGACTTGAATCCCTACAGCACCATCATGGCCGCGGTGAAGGCGGCCCGCCCGGGCAACATCATCCTGGTGCGCCAGGGCGACTACGACGAGCAGGTCGCCATCACCGCGCCGAAGGGAGCGCGTGCCGGCACCGCCACCGCGCCCATCGTCCTTCGCGGTGAGCAGACAGGCCGCCCGCGCATCCTCCCCACCGCCACCAACGTGGGCAGCCTGGTCCAGGTGAGTCAGCCCTACTGGGTCGTCCAGTTCTTCGAGGTGGACGTGCGCGAGCGTCCCTCGTTCGCCGTGCTCTTCGAGACCACCACCAAGTGCTCCCAGGTCCTCGACTCCAAGCTGCACGGCGGCCGCGCGGGTGGCGGCGTCGTCACCAGCTACGCGGACTTCGTCCTCATCGACAACAATGAAATCTACGACTTCTCCAAGCAGGGCACGGACTCACACGGCGTGGCGATTCGCGGCGTGACGCGGAACGTGTTCATCGTGGAGAACGACATCCACGACGTCTCCGGGGACGCGGTGCAGTGTCAGCCCAATGGCGGCCGCCCGGCCATCATCCTCGTCGAGCGCAACCGCTTGCACGACACGGGGGAGAACGGGGTCGACGTCAAGGCGTGCGACGACCTGCTGCTGCACGAGAACAAGATCTACAACTTCCCCAACGTCGCGAAGTACCCCTGGCAGGCGAACACCTCGGCCGCGGAGGGCGTGCTGGTGCACGAGGACGCGACGAACGTGCAAATCCTCTACAACGAAATCTGGAACGCGGGCCGAGGCATCTCCATCGGCGGCAACAACGTCGTCGACATGCCTGTGAACGTTCAAATCGAAGGCAACCAGGTCCACGACATCTATGACTATGCGAACCGCAACAACGGCCAGGGCATCCGCATCGTCAAGGCGAAGGGCGTGACGGTGATGGGGAACATCGTCGAGCGCACGTATGACGCCGGACTGCGCCTGGCGGCGGACCCGCCCAACGCCGTGCCGGGGCTGCTCGTCTACAAGAACACCCTGCGGAACATGCGGGTGTTCGTGCGATTGGGCGCCAAGGCGTACCGGCCCGGCATGGGGATGGACCTCAATCGTTACGAAGGCGCCACGGGGGTCTTCACCATCACCGACGAGCTCTGGGAGGGGAACCACGCCCGCTGGCGCGCGGTGCTCGCGCCCCTCTATCTGGACCAGTATTCCGAGCGCATCATCCCCAGCTCCCGCTCCAAGGGGCTGACGGACGACGAGGACGCCACGTCGACCTCGGGTGAGTAG